The following are encoded in a window of Candidatus Dependentiae bacterium genomic DNA:
- a CDS encoding inositol monophosphatase, translated as MYSTDPHTIVSTLAHTVKPVMNEAGSLLLFYFNTTLNVREKKKHGLVTQADIEAELFLIEELGKIIPHASFFAEESGRSGLSTSEYCWVIDPLDGTTNFIHRLPYFCISVALTHNDVPIWGGIYVPITQEFFYAYQDGPAYCNGRQIVISDQHVLEKSVIVVGLPYVKDEYFTNMLDNIRRIAPKTYAFRHLGAAALDTAYVASGRLDGMFFTNLSWWDIAAGLLIIKQAGGIVTDFQGNFIDKDYQSFVAAGPETHKQLLVLLQG; from the coding sequence GTGTATTCAACTGATCCACATACCATTGTTTCTACTCTTGCACATACTGTGAAACCGGTCATGAATGAGGCCGGTTCTTTATTGTTATTTTATTTTAATACCACACTCAATGTTCGAGAAAAAAAGAAACATGGCTTGGTAACACAAGCAGACATTGAAGCCGAGCTGTTTCTTATCGAAGAGTTGGGCAAGATTATTCCACATGCTTCCTTTTTTGCCGAAGAGTCGGGAAGAAGTGGCTTAAGTACAAGTGAGTATTGTTGGGTGATAGATCCGCTTGATGGTACAACTAATTTTATTCACAGGTTGCCCTATTTTTGTATTTCTGTTGCTCTTACGCATAATGATGTACCAATATGGGGTGGTATTTATGTACCGATAACGCAAGAATTTTTTTATGCATACCAAGATGGGCCAGCTTATTGCAATGGTCGGCAGATTGTTATTTCTGATCAGCATGTGCTTGAAAAAAGTGTTATTGTTGTTGGGCTACCTTATGTAAAAGATGAATATTTTACCAACATGCTTGATAATATTCGTCGCATTGCACCAAAAACATATGCATTTCGCCATTTGGGTGCTGCAGCTTTGGATACTGCTTATGTGGCTTCTGGAAGACTAGACGGCATGTTTTTTACGAATTTGTCGTGGTGGGATATTGCTGCTGGTTTGCTTATTATCAAACAAGCGGGAGGTATAGTAACTGATTTTCAAGGTAATTTTATTGATAAAGATTATCAATCTTTTGTTGCTGCTGGTCCTGAAACGCATAAGCAGCTCTTGGTATTACTTCAGGGATAA
- a CDS encoding 50S ribosomal protein L28: MAYICKVCDKRPQVGNHVSHAKNKTKRWLYPNVHKMRFSFANDPKNKVHRAAVCTRCVKAGKVKKVV; this comes from the coding sequence ATGGCATATATATGTAAAGTTTGCGATAAAAGGCCACAAGTTGGCAATCACGTGAGTCACGCGAAAAATAAAACAAAGCGTTGGCTGTATCCAAATGTACACAAAATGCGCTTTAGTTTTGCCAATGACCCAAAAAATAAGGTACATCGTGCAGCGGTATGTACTCGATGTGTGAAAGCAGGAAAAGTTAAAAAAGTTGTTTAG
- a CDS encoding tyrosine-type recombinase/integrase gives MNLKKFKEKTEEFLVHLEVEKNLAPNTIRSYSCDLNQFIRFWSDMRDIDKKVLALRQIIERHLVSLFYKKIDKSSIARKFSCFKSFERFLRTQGIVLNLKLQRPRLDKKLPIYLSIDEINYLLDNIPIKDLHTKKPLRDTAIFELLYATGIRCSELTAIKLKDIDLTNKTIRIWGKGRKERIVLFGRKAQKKLQDYLTKERKSIMSRTKSKNINNNEPLFVNSIGAPLTSRTIQRIVSMFRTFLKLDRHITPHKLRHSFATHLLNQGADLRIVQELLGHKTLSSTEKYTHVSLEELARMCDNIHPINTSLKCGKK, from the coding sequence ATGAATTTAAAAAAGTTTAAGGAAAAGACTGAAGAGTTTTTGGTTCATTTAGAAGTGGAAAAAAATCTAGCACCCAATACGATACGCTCGTATTCGTGTGATTTGAATCAGTTTATTCGCTTCTGGTCTGACATGCGTGATATAGATAAAAAAGTTCTCGCACTACGTCAAATCATTGAGCGACACCTAGTTAGTTTATTTTATAAGAAAATCGATAAAAGTTCTATTGCACGTAAATTTTCGTGTTTCAAATCTTTTGAGCGTTTTTTGCGCACACAAGGCATCGTGCTTAACTTAAAATTGCAGCGACCCCGACTTGATAAAAAACTCCCTATTTATTTGAGTATTGATGAAATTAATTATTTGCTAGACAATATACCCATCAAAGACCTTCACACAAAAAAGCCACTGCGCGATACGGCTATTTTTGAGCTATTGTATGCAACCGGCATTCGTTGCTCAGAGTTAACCGCAATCAAACTTAAAGACATAGATTTGACAAATAAAACTATCCGCATTTGGGGTAAAGGCAGAAAAGAAAGAATTGTTCTGTTTGGTAGAAAGGCTCAAAAAAAATTACAAGATTACCTAACAAAGGAACGGAAATCTATAATGTCTCGAACCAAAAGTAAAAATATAAACAACAATGAACCGTTGTTTGTAAACAGTATTGGTGCGCCGTTGACAAGCCGTACAATACAACGAATTGTTAGTATGTTCAGAACATTTTTAAAGTTAGATAGACACATTACACCACACAAACTTCGCCATTCTTTTGCAACGCATTTATTAAATCAGGGAGCAGATTTACGTATAGTACAAGAACTGCTAGGGCATAAAACACTCAGTAGTACCGAAAAATACACCCATGTATCACTTGAAGAACTCGCTCGCATGTGTGACAATATACATCCAATCAATACGAGCTTAAAATGTGGTAAAAAATGA
- the rpsT gene encoding 30S ribosomal protein S20, translating into MANIKSAKKRAKQMIVKRERNRARKSSIKSAVKKVLDSLERGDDIASVKVLLREAEAKLARAQNKGTMHRNTVSRKVSRLAKKVAAEEKK; encoded by the coding sequence ATGGCAAATATTAAGTCAGCTAAAAAACGTGCGAAGCAAATGATTGTCAAAAGAGAGCGTAACAGGGCTCGCAAATCCTCTATTAAAAGCGCGGTAAAAAAAGTGTTAGACTCACTTGAGCGCGGTGATGATATTGCGAGTGTTAAAGTATTGCTTAGAGAAGCAGAAGCTAAATTAGCACGTGCACAAAATAAAGGTACGATGCATCGTAATACAGTATCGCGTAAGGTCAGTCGCTTGGCAAAAAAAGTTGCTGCAGAGGAAAAGAAGTAG
- a CDS encoding sigma 54-interacting transcriptional regulator, whose translation MAYLVHFFNTLLTFLEGILGNCYFLIAITTVSLVLKLFIIATLGKQGLGNTSAKKPRLLLLIVLIGSIVSDSAWILHLVHPFISNILDSRIVICWSRIAWAFTSIQYQALALFVESLITRKNPIKFRHSIFLLISGFFSIFFISVAFFDFNQWELFTVYKSQQAFSVYSLFILMPMSLVTTIVYLKKVPLPRILRQQIKVFILALIVPHLLCDCLQMYPFNFSTGFVASSFAFVGISTMLLTVAIYYSMKKVMGLRFLNFSSHVQSVPHYNFVDGFKIVLQQLSKTTGIKELEHITKNFFKEAFHLSTNKVKLYIRMPKDISYETSSDNFGKTELTTENFLETASENVKQYIKKTTILIHDEIAFSNFYDEHEDRQTIITFLEGVEVDVFIPIYKQNNIIAYIIIDRYARENYKFYSNVERDEMLVFAQYVGNIINLLQQRNLEQMIQHEKELKEEVYNKHQEINQYKESIKSFLKNTKQKDIGIIFYKSRRFTFGNQTAKKLINIDLNKQAGHPTTKKLKNIGDLVRQYNTPQTGFISDTAGNKLIVSAVSHLEQQSVILMIHYPEVSDIIKKQIDLLKDPTKWDYLLYLETTKSGHLINQLIPGSGETLLNFKIDIMRAALGTKATLLEMSEKDLLPTVELLHHVSLRQSLHVLKLTHPSKNYEVAIKLFGINPIFGITHNKPLLEKVGNADTIFIENIHFLSIEAQEYLAELIKYGFYRIFKSDKKISCDVRIICSTNQDLQPLVQEGTFSPTLFNELRKATIAMPSLLTLPEQEVSELAEGFTQQAIQNKHVKELLELSNKDKTKLMHNRPISLFDFKCKVQQLLKKKSQAANLYEEVAFDPAYTISDPELIEAARLGKHALRDSKTMALLWQKFEKNQNKIADFLCVNRSSVNRRCKQYNLQ comes from the coding sequence ATGGCTTATTTAGTACATTTTTTTAATACGTTATTAACTTTTTTAGAAGGAATACTTGGTAATTGTTATTTTTTAATAGCAATCACAACAGTATCACTTGTACTAAAATTATTTATTATTGCTACACTCGGTAAGCAAGGCCTGGGTAACACATCAGCAAAGAAACCCCGCCTCTTACTACTCATTGTTCTAATTGGATCAATAGTTTCTGACTCAGCTTGGATACTTCACCTTGTTCATCCTTTTATCTCGAATATATTGGATAGTCGCATAGTAATTTGTTGGTCAAGAATTGCATGGGCATTCACATCAATTCAATATCAAGCGTTAGCCTTATTTGTTGAAAGCCTTATCACAAGAAAAAACCCCATAAAATTTCGTCACTCAATTTTTCTTTTAATTAGTGGATTTTTTTCTATTTTTTTTATTAGTGTCGCATTTTTTGACTTTAATCAGTGGGAACTTTTTACTGTATATAAATCACAACAAGCATTCTCTGTCTATTCTCTTTTTATTTTAATGCCCATGAGTTTAGTTACAACAATAGTATACCTCAAAAAAGTGCCTCTTCCTCGCATTCTAAGACAACAAATCAAAGTTTTCATTCTAGCCCTAATTGTCCCACACCTTTTGTGTGATTGCCTCCAAATGTATCCTTTTAACTTTTCAACAGGGTTCGTAGCCAGTAGCTTTGCTTTTGTAGGAATATCTACAATGCTTTTAACTGTTGCAATTTACTACAGCATGAAAAAAGTTATGGGATTACGATTTTTAAACTTTAGCTCACACGTACAGTCAGTTCCCCACTACAATTTTGTTGATGGCTTTAAAATTGTATTGCAACAGCTCAGCAAAACAACAGGTATTAAAGAACTAGAACATATAACTAAAAACTTTTTTAAAGAAGCGTTTCATCTTTCTACAAACAAAGTAAAGCTCTACATCCGTATGCCAAAAGATATTAGTTATGAAACATCATCAGATAATTTTGGCAAAACAGAGCTAACCACAGAAAACTTTTTAGAAACAGCAAGCGAAAACGTCAAACAATACATCAAAAAAACAACCATTTTGATACATGATGAAATCGCTTTTAGTAACTTTTATGATGAGCATGAAGATCGTCAGACAATCATTACGTTTTTAGAAGGCGTTGAAGTAGATGTTTTTATTCCTATTTACAAACAAAACAATATTATTGCATACATTATTATAGATCGCTATGCACGTGAAAATTACAAATTTTATAGCAACGTGGAGCGAGATGAAATGCTTGTATTTGCACAATATGTTGGTAACATTATCAACTTGCTTCAACAGCGCAATTTAGAGCAAATGATCCAACATGAAAAAGAACTTAAAGAAGAGGTCTATAATAAGCACCAAGAAATTAATCAGTACAAAGAAAGTATTAAATCATTCCTAAAAAACACAAAACAAAAAGATATAGGTATCATTTTCTATAAATCACGCCGTTTCACATTTGGCAATCAAACGGCAAAAAAACTGATTAATATAGATCTTAATAAACAAGCTGGGCATCCAACCACCAAAAAACTAAAAAATATTGGTGATTTGGTAAGGCAATACAATACACCACAAACAGGCTTCATTTCTGATACCGCTGGTAACAAGTTAATTGTTAGTGCCGTTTCACACCTAGAGCAACAAAGCGTCATTTTAATGATACACTATCCAGAAGTTTCTGATATCATTAAGAAACAAATTGATTTACTCAAAGATCCAACAAAATGGGACTATTTGCTTTATCTTGAAACCACTAAGTCTGGCCATCTCATTAACCAACTTATTCCTGGATCTGGCGAAACACTACTCAACTTTAAGATTGATATCATGCGTGCTGCATTGGGTACCAAAGCAACATTATTAGAGATGTCCGAAAAGGACTTGTTGCCAACTGTTGAACTATTACATCACGTAAGTTTACGACAATCGCTACATGTACTTAAGCTAACACACCCATCAAAAAATTATGAAGTTGCGATTAAATTATTTGGTATTAACCCAATTTTCGGCATAACACATAACAAGCCATTACTCGAAAAAGTTGGCAACGCTGATACTATATTTATTGAAAATATTCACTTTTTATCCATAGAAGCGCAAGAATACCTCGCAGAACTAATCAAATATGGTTTTTACCGTATCTTTAAAAGTGATAAAAAGATTTCATGTGATGTACGTATTATTTGTTCTACCAATCAAGATCTACAGCCATTGGTACAAGAAGGAACATTCTCTCCTACATTATTTAATGAATTAAGAAAGGCAACTATTGCGATGCCTTCGCTACTCACACTACCCGAGCAAGAAGTTAGCGAGTTGGCTGAAGGCTTTACTCAACAAGCAATACAAAACAAACATGTTAAAGAGCTTCTAGAACTGAGCAACAAAGATAAAACAAAATTAATGCATAATCGTCCTATAAGTTTATTTGACTTTAAATGCAAGGTACAACAACTGCTTAAAAAAAAGTCTCAAGCAGCCAACCTGTATGAAGAAGTAGCATTTGACCCTGCTTATACTATAAGCGATCCTGAACTTATTGAAGCAGCACGCCTTGGCAAACATGCATTACGAGATTCTAAAACAATGGCTCTTTTATGGCAAAAGTTTGAAAAAAATCAAAACAAAATTGCTGATTTTTTGTGTGTTAACCGATCATCTGTTAACCGCCGATGCAAACAATATAATCTACAATAA